Part of the Desulfovibrio litoralis DSM 11393 genome, ATAACGAAGATAATGACAAACATTATCACGAACACTCCGGCACGACTTCGCCTTTTTCTGTAATTAACCCTCAAGATGGAATAACCGGATCTTTGGAGATGTTTACTGCACTAAACAAAGGACATATAGTCGGTTTTTTAGGTGATCGCCTGTTTGGTAGTATAAAACATACAATAAAAGCAAAGCTGTTGAACGGAGATATTTTGATTCCCAAAACACCATTTATGTTGGCGGCAACAACCGGAGCCCCTATTGTTGTATGGTTTGCTCATCGCACGGGTATAGGACAAGGAGAAATTCATATATCAAAAGTATTACGCATACCCAAAGGAGCAGGGCGTAATTTACAAGAGAAATTTGCTCAAGATTATGTTGCCTTATTAGAGGTTGAGATTCAAAAATATCCATATCAATTTTTTAATTTTTTTAATATTTGGGAGCTACCTTAATGTATAATATCGATGAAATAAAAGTTAAATTAAAAAAAGCGATTATAGACGAGTTACAGCTAGATGATATTTCTTTTGAGGATATTAATGATGCAGAGCCGATTTTTGGCGAGGGTATAGGGCTTGACTCTTTAGATGCGGTAGAGCTTGTTGTTTTGGTTCAGCGTCATTTTAACATAGTCATGAAAGATGTTGATGAAGCCAAAAAAGCCTTTGTCTCTATTAATTCTTTAGCCGAATATATTGTACACAAACAACAAGCATGAGTAAGAATATAGTTAGCGTGGCGGCTATGTCGTGTATTACTGCTGCCGGAACAAATTTGGCAGACACTTTGATAGGTATTGATAATAATACAACAATACCTATTGTACCTACTTGGTATGAAACGTCAGAAAGCCCGGTGTTTCAGGCAAACATTTCTTTTGATCCGAGCATTTTATATTCGCGTACAGTTTTGTTGTTGGAACATTCCGTTAATCAGGCTTTTTTAGAAGTTAGCTCGTTGTTTGAACAATTAAAAGACTTTTCAGTTGGAGTATGTATAGGCACTTCAGTCGGAGCGTCTCTTAATTTTTATAAGAGCTA contains:
- a CDS encoding lysophospholipid acyltransferase family protein, with the translated sequence MSKRWSSKSLGSRFQHAVFYYSIAWGGWFLAYCLLYCVVFWYSLFPNIQRRSYPYLKRRFPNVGSFTLWTHTLRLYLTFGKILVDRARAGILKYCEVKGTKNDEEKLKAIIAEGNGVILLSAHIGCWQLALTSLSLLSKTPAHIVMYQDNEDNDKHYHEHSGTTSPFSVINPQDGITGSLEMFTALNKGHIVGFLGDRLFGSIKHTIKAKLLNGDILIPKTPFMLAATTGAPIVVWFAHRTGIGQGEIHISKVLRIPKGAGRNLQEKFAQDYVALLEVEIQKYPYQFFNFFNIWELP
- a CDS encoding phosphopantetheine-binding protein, with translation MYNIDEIKVKLKKAIIDELQLDDISFEDINDAEPIFGEGIGLDSLDAVELVVLVQRHFNIVMKDVDEAKKAFVSINSLAEYIVHKQQA